In the Paramisgurnus dabryanus chromosome 18, PD_genome_1.1, whole genome shotgun sequence genome, taatgcgtttttgtaatatttgtcctgacatatgctgaaaacagctctgttttctaaattatctttgacaaattattttaaaattattattattttaattattattttgtatgtaaaaaaatcatattacactaaactagatgattatattttattccacttttttatgaatatatttatattttaattgaaaaaaaaatacaagttACACCAGTTGACACAGAttggttacaccacattgacatttttgcaatttccccccaaatattcttttaaaatgaaataaaaacagaaatttaaaacttggtcctcaaaaagaTCATGTATGCAagaaatctgcaaatttattttaaaattttaacccttttacatttaattaaaccatacggacacaaaaaatagacgtcacgtcattgacccaatTAACATTGacagtgtgtttttatgttCATAAAGTGAATTGGTAGGTATGTAACTTGCTTTTGAATGGTATTTGACTATGTTTGCCTATGTTTCTATAGAGACACGCCAGTGTTCTGTTCCCTCATTAATGGTGAAGGAGAAGTTGTGGATTTCCTCAGGCTTCCTTATTTCCTAAAGAGACGAAATGCATGGAGAGAGGATGAAAGGGAGAAGAAGGTAAGGAAAAAGCCTGCAGATCTTTTTATAATGCAGATTTTGGCTGTTTATTACCTTTTATTGTGCatataaaacattacttgtttgCTATAGCTTCAAGACATTGAGAACCTGAAGAAGTTCCTCCTTAGCAAGAAACCACACGTCGTCGCTGTCTCTGGGGAGAATCGGTGGGTTCAATTTTAGTTCCTTAGGTCTTATTTGCTGCATGCAAGCTTTCATTTCTGATGGATCCCACGTGCTGATCTAATACCTGGATGTGTGTAGTGATGCTCATATGGTGATGGAGGACATCAAACGTACCATCAGTGAGCTGGAGCAGGACTCCTCTCTTCCTGCAGTTGGAGTTGAGCTGGTGGACAACGAGCTGGCTGTGCTTTACATGAACAGCAAGAAATCTGAGGTCAGAAATCAGCATCAGTTATACTATAAAACATGTACAAGGAGGTTCTGAATATggtgttttttttctaatgtAAGTAAATATTGCTTTTCTCATAGGCCGACTTCAGAGACTACCCACCTCTGCTTCGGCAGGCTGTGTCTGTGGCCCGCAAGATTCAGGACCCGTTGGTGGAGTTTGCCCAAGTCTGCAGCAGTGATGATGACATACTTTGTTTGAAACTACATCCCCTACAGGTAACAGTGCATGTTTTCCATGTTTacatcatagactgtaaaaaaatatggcaGTTTTGTCCATGACGTTActcataggtttgtgaagagcttttttgaaacCAATAGTTGGCAGTGCTTAGCATCGCGTCACTGCACATCACTCGCGGATACCCTATAATGGGTAAATATGTGGGACGTTgaagtggctggttgctgaaaccatgcTTGCCTAGCTTGACAGTACTGACAACAGTGGCAGTTCATCCGTCACTTAATTACGCAgaacttaatataatttaaacagatgttacaaaaattcaccccctcacagttctCATGAacatttatttctgctgtaaagttgtgcattttaacatgggggatCTATGGggttgactcccttttggagtcagtctctagcggccagtcgatgaattgcagtttaagtcacttccatgTTGGCTTCACAAagaaggttgccccttggtTTACATACTTTACACTTTATATGTTAATTCTGTTGGCTCAACAATGTACCAATGTTTTTAGGAGCATGTGGTTAAAGAAGAGCTGCTGGGGGCTCTTTATTGTGAGTTCATAAACCGGGTGAATGAGGTTGGTGTGGATGTGAACCGAGCCATTGCTCACCCCTACACTCAGAGTCTGGTCCAGTACATCTGTGGCCTTGGATCAAGAAAAGGCTCGCACCTGCTCAAGGTAAGCTGGTCTTTACCAATCACCAACTGTATCCAATTTTCTTCTACGACGttttgctatttcttcttcaaATGATCAATAGTCCATTTATTTATGGTTGATAATATTATTTTGCTTGTCTTCTTTCGATGTTTCTCAGATTCTGAAACAGAACAACACTAGGTTGGAGAACCGGACTCAGTTGGTCACCATGTGCCATATGGGACCCAAAGTCTTTATCAACTGTGCAGGCTTCATCAAGATTGACACTGCTTCTCTTGGAGACAGGTGAGACGTGTAATGTTCATTAATGTCTGTTAGATAACTTTGGTTTTGATGCATGCCGCCATAAAATATTCAACTTCTTCTGTCACCCTATACAGCACTGACTCCTACATCGAGGTTCTGGATGGTTCACGTGTCCACCCCGAAACATACGAGTGGGCGCGGAAAATGGCAGTGGATGCTCTTGAGTATGACGAATCAGCGGAGGATGCCAACCCAGCCGGAGCTCTGGAGGAGATCCTGGAAAACCCGGAGAGGCTGAAGGACCTGGATCTGGATGCCTTTGCAGAGGAACTTGAGAGACAGGTGAGATTAAAGCTAACGTCTTGAGATTATTCAGTACATTTTCAAGGAAGACACCTgttaattttaataatataacaaTATAGTTTATACACAATGAGCGGAGATTACAGAATTACCATGCTGTTGGTTGCTAGTAGGGGTCCTTACTGGACCGCTATATCTAATTATTTAAGATGATGGATCACAGTCTGCCCATCCTGTTAGTCTCCAAAATGTGTTGTTGCTTATATCCATAAAGAtttacagaaatgtattattttttcacatttcaCATTTCAACAGAAATTGCTAACcctcattaaaaatgtataaaaaattcaGGTTGCTTTACTGTCGATGTATTTTTCTTTCAGGGCTATGGTAATAAGGGGATCACGCTGTATGACATCCGAGCAGAGCTTAGCTGTAGATATAAAGATTTAAGAGCCCCATACAGGCCTTCCAATACCGAAGAGGTCTTCAACATGCTCACCAAGGAGACACCCGAGACCTTCTATATTGGTAAAAGCAACCTTCACTTCTGCTTCATATAGTCTGATAtcatatatttagttttaagatGATATAAATGAAGTAATTATTCCTTTTCTTACATTCTGTTCCTTCCTCATGACACGTACAGGTAAACTGATCACCTGTGTTGTGACCGGCATCGCTCACAGACGACCACAAGGTGAGAGTTATGACCAGGCTATCCGTAATGATGAGACGGGACTCTGGCAGTGCCCTTTCTGCCAGCAGGACAATTTCCCTGAGCTCAGTGAGGTGGGAATCTCTCTTACCTGTTGCAATCCAAAATACTGACCGTCAGAATTTTAgcattaaatgtttttgtttctcCCAGGTGTGGAATCACTTTGACAGCGGTTCCTGTCCTGGCCAAGCCATTGGTGTGAGAACCAGGTTGGATAACGCTGTCATGGGCTTCATCCCAACCAAGTTTCTCAGCGACAAAGTAGTCAAGCACCCTGAGGAAAGAGTGAAGGTGAGCTAATGCTTTTTTATCATACACACAGTATAAAAGCCACGGTCCGCAATCTATGACCTGTTAAGATTATCATGATATAGTCCAACAAAATGTTTAACTTCCAACATGTTTCTCCACCATTAGGTTGGCATGACCGTCCACTGTCGCATCATGAAGATTGACATCGAGAAGTTCAACGTAGACCTCACTTGCAGGACGTCTGACCTCGGCGACAAGAACAATGAATGGAAGCTTCCCAAAGACACCTACTATGATTTTGATGCCGAGGCAGACGATGTTAAACAAGAAGAGGAACTTAAGAAGAAACAACAGAGAACCAGTCAGTACCATCTTTATTCACATGAGTATGACTTTCATTCTTGTCACTTTCATTAACCCTCTGCTTTTCTCTCCAGCTTACATTAAGCGTGTGATCGCTCACCCATCGTTCCACAACGTCAACTTCAAACAAGCGGAGAAGATGATGGAGTCAATGGACCAGGGTGACGTAGTGATACGACCCAGCAGTAAAGGCGAGAACCATCTGACGGTCACGTGGAAAGTGGCTGAGGGGATCTATCAGCACGTGGACGTGCGTGAGGAAGGCAAGGAGAACGCCTTTAGTCTTGGGCATACGCTCTGGATCAACACTGAGGTGAGCTTTACCCATGTAGTTAAGTCTGAACATCTGAGACCAAATAGTATAGACAAGTAACGATGCTTGTCTCTAatctaatatttattttattgttgaaATGAAGGACAATTTCTGTATTATAAAATGTCCAGCGTTAAATTGTCTTGAATCACAAATTACCATTTTAGGATTAAGATTTGGGCCCCACTGTGTGGTGAAACATAGTGGAAAACACACAGTTGACTGTAGTTGTTGTTTTCTGCAGGAATTTGAGGATCTGGATGAAATCACAGCCCGATATGTGCAGCCCATGGCTGCGTTTGCACGAGACCTGCTTGGTCACAAGTACTTCAAGGACTGCAATGGAGGTGACAGGAAGGTACATCatattttctttattcttttttttatctttatttaattttgtaataaAGATTTGATGGAGGTAAATGTGAGACGTTGTACATTTGATGGTTTCTTGCCCTTTTATAGAAAATGGAGGAGATCCTTGTAAGGTCCAAGAAGGAGAAGCCCACATTCATCCCCTACTATGTTTCAGCTTGTAGAGACCTGCCAGGCAAATTCCTGCTGGGTTACCAACCTAGAGGCAAACCAAGGTAACACACACTGTGCCCAAACACTATTTACACAGACAGACATGTGGATTACTtgaaaaaagggaaaaaatccAACCAAGAGAGTGCATCATGTATATGTAACATTTGGGTTTGATCTTTTGTTTGTAGGATAGAATATGTATCCATCACGCCAGATGGTTTTAGATATCGTTCCCAGATGTTCCCTACAGTTAACGGTCTCTTCCGCTGGTTTAAGGACCACTACCAGGATCCAGTGCCAGGTTAGTAGTTCCCAGTTGTGTGATGGTTATGCTAATTGTCTTTTGGCCTAgccttgttgttgttgttgttttttaagtaACATTATAATTTTGTCTATGAAAGGTATCACACCCTCCAGCAGCAGAACACGAACACCTGCGTCTGTGAATGCCACACCTGCCAACATTAACATCGCAGGTGGGTCTCTTTTAAACGCAGCAAGCATTTCCGAACCTTTTACCAAATATAATTCTCCTAAAAAAAATCCCAACCCTTATCTGCCTTTCAGACCTGACCCGAGCAGTCAACGCTCTACCGCGAAATATGACGTCCCAGATGTTTAATGCTATAGCAGCTGTGACCGGACAGGGCCAGAACCCCAACACAACACCGGCCCAGTGGGCCTCCAGTCAGTACGGTTACAGCGGAGGCAGCAGCGCGGGAGGAGGCGGCAGCAGCAGCGCTTATCACGTATGGCAGCTGTGCTTGTTTGTTTAGTCAATACTTTGCACAATGAAACCTCTTTAAGATAAATTAAAAAATGCTAGTTTGTATATTGCTATAAGAGGCATTGACAGGGCTTTATTTGAGGGATGCCAGATATTTGTGACAATGGATCGTGTTTATATTTAACACTACTTTTCTTTTGTTTGGCAGGTGTTTGCAACACCTCAGCAACCCATGGCCACACCCTTGATGACACCCAGCTACTCTTATACCACACCTGGCCAGCAGCAGGCCATGGCCACGCCTCAGTATCCCAGCAGCACCCCACAGTCCTCACATGGACATCATCCACATTCTTCCTCCACTCCGTCATCGTCTTCATCCAGAGTCCGGACGCCACAACCCAAGTGAGTGCACTCTACTGAAGTGAACTACAAAGGACATTTTGATTAAACTTACTCAATTGACcaataatatgtgtgtgttccTCCAGGTCGAGTTCCCACACAGCTGTGGATTGGGGAAAGATGGCTGAACAATGGCTGCAAGAGAAAGAAGCCGAGAGACGGAAGCAAAAGACGCCGCGCATGACGCCCCGCCCTTCACCAAGCCCCATGATCGAGAGCACGCCTATGTCCATCGCCGGAGATGCCACCCCCCTCTTGGACGAGATGGACCGATAGGAGTGGGGACAAGAGGTGTTGAGGCATCTCATACAAACCCAGTCCATCCACATCCCACCATCACCCATTGCTGTCTTTATAACTCACTTTCGCTGCTAGAAGTATTTCTTTTCATGAATGACGGTCATTCAGAGCTACTGACGCAAAGACAAACACTTGAAATGTGTTGATGACAAACAGATTTAGGAAATGGACCTACAATAAAAGTTTGTCACAAGGGGGTTCTTTCTTttaaagtgtgtttgtgtgtgtgcaacaCACATCCTTTTTCGTTTCAGTTTTTTAAGAGGAAAGGCGTAAGGCATGAAAAGTTGCATGATTCTGTCTGGTGTCCAATTCATTGAGATCATTAATTCAAACCCACACAGGCTTTGCCAAACCGCTTTTCTTTCTGTATCTggcttaaacatttaaataaaacccTATTTCAGTATAAAATATAGCACTGGAATGTTTCTAAATCTTGTGTTCTTTCAAGCTGTTATGCAAGACCTTAAAACTCTGAGGGACAAAAGTTATTTAGCAACAAATGAACACAAGAAAATAAATGACAATATTAGACTAGATTAGAGCGAAAACTCCTCTAGTCATGTTTTATTGTGTATGTTTATTCACAGAAATGTGGTTGGaagtttgtaaaaacaaaaatattgtgACGTTTGCCAGGAAATGTGTTGTAACTCTGATCTTTAAAAAATGAGTTTGGTTTTTGAATTCCTTGTTTGCCATCAGTTTTAGTTTAACATTCATTCTGCAGACAAACATAAGCTTGGAGTTTTACTTTGGAGTTTTTCAGGTTAAAAATTAAACTCCGTATGCGCTTATGTAAGTAAAGTGAACTGTTATGCTACAAAGTATTGAAACATCTGACTTTGCTTTTCAATAAGAAATTGTTCATGAGAGTGTTTGAATGCATCTTTCCTGGGACATGCTTACAAAAGTTTTTCCACACATGCCGTTTTTAATGTTCTGCAAGACTTCATCCCTTCCTCATGTACAATCCCATATATCACTATAGATAAATGTTGTTACATTAAGGCATAAAGAAAACTCAGACTTCTAATACTGTGACTTTTCAGTCACACACTATGCCAAACATTAATATTATGGAAATGCTGAAAAGGTCCTAATGctattgatttttattttattgttttgccATTTTTAATAAGTATAGTGAATTTTCAATTGTCTTATGAAGTTGAGTTGTTGGCATTCTCATGTGTTCTTATAGCATAGAGGCTGCATCATGCCTTGAGGTCAGCTGATGAGTATCTAATCCATTTTATTCGGTGTATTTTCATTTCTTTCCTTTGATGAAGATATTAAAATGAAATGATCCTGATTcaagtgtttttatttgttgcaAAACCTTAAAAGCCTCTATTTACAGTTAGGAAAGAATGCATTAGTGATTTATAAGATATGCTTTAAAAGACTCCATTATGCTGCTTTTCATGTGACATGGGAATTCATTATGCTTGATGCATTCTGCACATCTGTCATCCAAAGTTACTAGTGGACTAAAGATTTTCAAATTTAACAGGATCATCACAGCAACTTATTATATTGTGGCCTTTATTCAGTCATAAAGCAATACTTCACAACAAATTTTGAGAGAACAAAATTGGATGCTACATGGAAAGATGCTGCTTGTACTTCTCTCTTCCATTTACGTCTTTAACAATACTTCCATTTATCTCACAGTGGGAATCTCATGTTTTGTGGACAGCAACAGACCTCGTGGTCATGGGTGCTAGCATAAGTAGCATATTAACTAGAGCAACTCATGATGCAATGAAGACAAGAGCTGCATTTATAACAGTCCCACTGATTTTAATCCAATATTAATTTGACTAAGTAAGTCAGTACTACAATACAGACGTAGCACAAAATGAAATCTCTGCACAAGTATTATGCTAAACTAACCCTTTACCAGCAAATACAGTTATCACTGTAGCTTTAAATTATCATGAAGTCATGATTCCGAAGTACTGATTtagacaaacaggaagtgagaCATTTTCACTTGGTCTTGTTAATTGCCTTCTGCTCTTAACAAACtgaattattttgtatttatgtgcTCATAATAATGCAATATACAGAATATCAAAATGATACGAATTATACATAAATgccatttttgtatttatatactTGTATGTAtgctctaaaaaatgctgggtaatTTTCAagccagtgttgggtcaaaaagggacgaaaaATTCAACTGAAAAATCTGAGTTGTTAACCCTTCGCtgggtaaaatataaaaaatgtatgcattaatttaacccaatggctggatttgtccctttctgacccaatgttgggtcaaCACACTTTTATGAATAGAAAAGTCAACGACAGCAGTTGGAATTCCTCTtcttaaaacctttaaaatctTCATCACAATCATTTGAGATTTCTGTGAAAAGACAAAAAAGCTTTAAGATAAGAAGTACACATCTATTTTCAAATGTCTGTAAAACATTTGTGTTACAAAAAAATGAGTTATTTTTTGGAGGTTATTTGTGAAAATTACTTACTGACAATACCACAAGCTTGCCTAGAATTGTTCCTCTCCAGCTCAGATAATACAGTGGCCTCAAATGTAAGTGATGCAACCCGTAGAAAGAAGTCTCTAACAGTTTCCCCTGTGCAGCACAATAGCACTTATTACTGTATTGAACCATAtagttttaataattatttatttctataGATTATAGACTGTATGATGTCACCTTTCTGGTGTTAGCCCTGGCATGTCAGTTAGAAGGTATCTAAAACATCTGATGACATGTTACCTTACCTGAAAGAGCCGACACAGCCCAATACTCTGCTCTGATCTCCTCTGAGAGCCTGACGGCCTCCTGCTCCATTTGGGCCAACTGATCTGGGTGCTGATGGGGGAAAACACATTTATCTtgactttttaaataaaagaacCTCAGGGTGTCGTGTGGTAAAAGCTTGAGTCATAAGAAGGTTGCTGGTTCGAACTTTGCATTCACAAGCCTTGAGATGTCATTGGGCATTTGAGCTAGATATGATTACGATGTAACAATACAGGAGATTCCACATCCTTTTCAAACCTTCAAAGTAATTTAAAAGCAACTCACACTGAGGTCTTTCTTGGTACCAACGAGAAACAGAAGAACACTAGAAGGATCATTATCTTTCATGGCATCTTCAAGCCACTCTCTAAATAATCAACAAAAAGAGAGGAAAGAGTTaccataaaacaagcaaacagtttaaacaaataagCTTAACAACCTATAGCATTGTTGGTACTACCTTGCATTATCCAAAGAGTTGTAATTGCTCAGGTCAAACACAACGATGATGGCTACAAACAACAGACAAATTGATTTTACATAACACACAGCATACAAATTGAATGCTGCCTTATTATATAGTTAATATTATATACCTTGAGCTCCTCTGTAGTATGTGGATGCAATGCATCTAAATCTTTCCTGGCCTGCTGTGTCCCACCTGAAGTAAGAGAGACTTTCAAACACTGAATCAAGTGATGGACTTTAAACCAGAATACTGAAACACTTACAATTGCATATTGAAGGGCACTCCAAGGACCTCAAATCTCTCCATCTCAAAATCCACTCCAATGGTTGCCTTGTACGTCTTGTCAAATGTGTCTTTGCAAAATCTTGAGACCACAGTTACAAATCACAATCATTAACAAAGTAAATTTTAGtctttacaatttaaaataggCTTTTACAGGCATTTACCTGTTAATTAAACAGGTTTTTCCAACTCCCACATCGCCAATCACTATGATCTTGGCTACATTCAATCTGATGATACGGAGTAGAAAAAGTTCATAAACATGGATGATGTTGTTTGAGAGTTGAAGACTGTTTGACTTACCCTGCTTTCTGTTCCTGACATGCCTCTCGAACAGTAACATTGAAGCCGTCTTTAGTGTGCACTGCAGCATCTCTTGTGAAGTACTATACAAATTAGTAAGTCAAGGGTTTGTTATTTTATAAAAGATTTATATAATAATAGCAAACATAAAATTAAGATGTATATAGTGTATATGTGTACAGTCAAAGTTAACTTTATTAGTGCTAATGTGAAAAGGGGAAATGTTACCAAAGGGAGTTCACAGATGATTCGGTCTTGTTTCACAGGAGGTAGTGTGCTCATCATGTGAGGACTTAACAGGACCACATCAATACTAATGCAAACACACTGTCATTCTCATTTCTCTACTAAGACTGAAATTCTTAAACACAGAAATGACTAAtgataaagaaaaaacattaaGAAATGAAAAGTAAATTAAGCCTTAAAAAACATTTCCTGGTTTTATTGATGTAAAGCTACTTTAAAACAATTGTacaaagcgctatataaatcaaattgaatacaattttattaaatttataGTGATAAAAAGcataataatgttaacaaattactataaaaatattattatgtaaattaatgtaaaaataacttACCTTACAGAGTAAAATATCGTTTTAAAGTTCTACAAGTAGCCTTTATGGCAATTGTTTATGATAGGCGACACATATCAAGTATGTTTAAGCATAGGTGGTTCGTGCGTCTTTatcagaaaatacatgaaaaaacattaaaaactcGTATAATTAGAAATGATCGCTTTTCCTCGCAACACTGCCGTGCCCTGTCCTCCAGTAGCAGTGATCTGTATTGGAGTGCGTAATTAAACTACATTACCCACAATACATTGCTAAGTTCTCGCGATATCTGCGAATGTGAACCCCTGCGATAAACTGAAGGAAACCCCGTTCGTTCTTTCTTTTCCAACATGGCCCCGAAGGCGAAGAAGGAAGGTGCGTTAAGTTAATAGATTTTAAGGCGTAAAATGGACGTTATTGTGACTATTTACAGATTTTGTTCTGTTTATAACAAGGCATAGatagttttgtttctgttttatcTTTTACGGGCGTCGGAAATTACATAAAATGGAAGTTTGAATGCATGTGTGCTGAGTCGAACGTCCTCAGTCAGAAGCGCCACTGAATTAGCAAGCTAATATCATTGAACTGAATACACTGGTTATTTCTCCCGCTACCATTCTGTCAACGTGTTTACAAATATACGTTAATTGTTAAAGTCGTGAcgtgtttatttcttttaaagatGCACTGAGTACATTTACGTTGAAGGGTAGCACAACGTTAGCTTGTCATCGTTAGCTAGTAACTTACACACGTGGCTACCAACGTAGTTTTTATCTTATTTATAGCCATTCAGTTTAAAATTTTACAAAGCCTTTAAACTGACCTTacaaacaaaattgttttgaaACATAATGGCATTTGTGGTTGTGATGTATTTTGTACTTGCAGTCCGAATGTAAACATCCATTGAGGTTCATGTTTGAATGCTAATCTATACTAAGCTGACAGTCAAACTCCCATATCGTTTTTATTCGTTATAACAAGTAAATATAATTTTACTTTAGTACGCAGTTGATATATTAAAAGTATACTTAAATAACGCATTGTGTGTGAAATAAAACTCCTATATATTCTGTGGTATGTAGATTCGTCAATATTGAATAGTAAGTTAATGCAAGTTTGTCATCTTTCTACAGCTGTACCGGCTAAAACTGAAGCCAAGTCGAAGGCCCTGAAGGCCAAAAAGGCTGTGCTGAAGGGTGTCCACagccagaaaaagaagaagatcAGGACATCCCCAACCTTCCGTCGCCCTAAGACCCTGCGTCTGAGGAGACAGCCCAAGTACCCTAGAAAGAGTGCTCCACGCAGAAACAAGTAAGATTGTGCTACAGTCTGTTGAGATTTATGTATGtggttttaaattaaaagttttaggATGCAAATGATGGGAATTGCGATCAAAGCATGACATCTGTGATTACACGTTTATAAACACTGATGCATCCTTGTAGGTTACCCTGATATGATTTTGACTTGTGTTTTTATGGAACTCCATAAGGTTAAAATTGAAATCTTTTTCATTCTGCCAGGCTGGACCATTATGCCATCATCAAGTTCCCCCTGACCACTGAGTCAGCCATGAAGAAGATTGAGGACAACAACACCCTGGTGTTCATTGTTGACGTCAAAGCCAACAAGCATCAGATCAAGCACGCTGTCAAGAAACTGTATGACATTGATGTGGCTAAAGTCAACACACTGATCAGGTACAACTTCATGGGTCATTACTGAAGTTTTTCTAAAATGACATGTAGAGTCATTGAAGTTTCT is a window encoding:
- the rab34b gene encoding ras-related protein Rab-34, producing MMSTLPPVKQDRIICELPLYFTRDAAVHTKDGFNVTVREACQEQKAGLNVAKIIVIGDVGVGKTCLINRFCKDTFDKTYKATIGVDFEMERFEVLGVPFNMQLWDTAGQERFRCIASTYYRGAQAIIVVFDLSNYNSLDNAREWLEDAMKDNDPSSVLLFLVGTKKDLSHPDQLAQMEQEAVRLSEEIRAEYWAVSALSGETVRDFFLRVASLTFEATVLSELERNNSRQACGIVKISNDCDEDFKGFKKRNSNCCR
- the rpl23a gene encoding large ribosomal subunit protein uL23, whose translation is MAPKAKKEAVPAKTEAKSKALKAKKAVLKGVHSQKKKKIRTSPTFRRPKTLRLRRQPKYPRKSAPRRNKLDHYAIIKFPLTTESAMKKIEDNNTLVFIVDVKANKHQIKHAVKKLYDIDVAKVNTLIRPDGEKKAYVRLAPDYDALDVANKIGII